A window of the Lagenorhynchus albirostris chromosome 1, mLagAlb1.1, whole genome shotgun sequence genome harbors these coding sequences:
- the BDKRB2 gene encoding B2 bradykinin receptor, with protein sequence MFNVTLQALEPALNGTPPQSSSCVHSDWWSSLNTIQPPFLWVLFILAALENAFVLSVFCLHRSSCTVAEVYLGNLAAADLLLACGLPFWAITIANNFDWLFGEVLCRVVNTVLYMNLYSSICFLMLVSIDRYLALVKTMSMGRMRGVRWARLYSLVIWGCSLFLSLPMLVFRTMREYGAEGHNVTACIIIYPSRSWEVFTNSLLNSVGFLLPLSVITFCTVHIIRVLRNNEMQKFKEIQTERKATVLVLAVLLLFVVCWLPFQLSTFLDTLQRLGILSSCWDEHVVDVFTQIASYVAYSNSCLNPLVYVIVGKSFRKKSREVYGRLCRQGCCGAEPSQTETSMGTLRTSISVERQIHKLS encoded by the coding sequence ATGTTCAACGTCACCTTGCAAGCCCTTGAACCTGCTCTCAACGGGACCCCTCCCCAGAGCAGCAGCTGCGTCCACTCCGACTGGTGGAGCTCGCTGAACACCATCCAGCCCCCCTTCCTCTGGGTCCTCTTCATACTGGCAGCTCTCGAGAACGCCTTCGTCCTCAGCGTCTTCTGCCTGCACAGGAGCAGCTGCACGGTGGCGGAGGTCTACCTGGGCAATCTGGCCGCGGCCGACCTGCTCTTGGCCTGCGGGCTGCCCTTCTGGGCCATCACCATCGCCAACAACTTCGACTGGCTCTTTGGGGAAGTCCTCTGCCGCGTGGTGAACACCGTGCTCTACATGAATCTCTACAGCAGCATCTGCTTCCTCATGCTGGTGAGCATTGACCGCTACCTGGCCCTGGTGAAGACCATGTCCATGGGCCGGATGCGCGGGGTGCGCTGGGCCAGACTCTACAGCCTGGTGATCTGGGGCTGCTCACTCTTCCTGAGCTTGCCCATGCTGGTCTTCCGGACCATGCGGGAGTACGGGGCTGAGGGCCACAACGTCACCGCCTGCATCATCATCTACCCGTCCCGCAGCTGGGAGGTCTTCACCAACAGCCTCCTGAACTCCGTGGGCTTCCTGCTGCCCCTGAGCGTCATCACCTTCTGCACCGTGCACATCATACGCGTGCTGCGCAACAACGAGATGCAGAAGTTCAAGGAGATCCAGACGGAGAGGAAAGCCACTGTGCTGGTCCTGGCCGTGCTGCTACTGTTCGTCGTCTGCTGGCTGCCCTTCCAGCTCAGCACATTCCTGGACACGCTGCAGCGCCTCGGCATCCTCTCCAGCTGCTGGGACGAGCACGTGGTCGACGTCTTCACGCAGATCGCGTCCTACGTGGCCTATAGCAACAGCTGCCTCAACCCGCTGGTGTACGTGATCGTGGGCAAGAGCTTCCGCAAGAAGTCGCGTGAGGTGTACGGGCGGCTGTGCCGGCAGGGGTGCTGCGGGGCAGAGCCCAGCCAGACGGAGACCTCCATGGGCACGCTGCGGACCTCCATCTCAGTGGAACGCCAGATTCACAAACTGTCGTAG